One genomic segment of Brevibacillus laterosporus LMG 15441 includes these proteins:
- a CDS encoding GNAT family N-acetyltransferase, translated as MIVRMYTESDTEHLVSLFYDTVHSIAAHDYSPEQLNAWAPADEQMNKLISWPESLRLNRTYVAEINRTIVGFCDMTIQGYLDRLYVHKDFQRQGIASRLLRCMEKEAKKLGLTTITTHASITAKPFFESHGYESIQAQTVVRRGILLGNYQMQKSLTTS; from the coding sequence ATGATCGTTCGAATGTATACTGAATCGGATACAGAGCATCTGGTCTCACTCTTTTATGATACAGTTCATTCTATTGCGGCACATGACTACTCACCAGAACAGCTCAATGCTTGGGCTCCAGCGGACGAACAAATGAACAAGCTGATCAGTTGGCCTGAGTCACTACGCCTTAATAGAACATATGTCGCTGAAATAAACCGTACAATCGTTGGGTTTTGTGATATGACGATTCAAGGCTATTTAGATAGGCTTTACGTCCATAAGGATTTTCAGAGGCAAGGAATTGCTTCCCGATTATTACGTTGTATGGAAAAAGAAGCTAAAAAACTTGGTCTTACTACAATCACTACACATGCAAGCATTACGGCTAAGCCCTTTTTCGAATCCCATGGATATGAATCAATTCAGGCTCAAACTGTCGTGCGCCGAGGGATTTTGTTAGGTAATTATCAGATGCAAAAAAGTCTAACCACATCCTAA
- a CDS encoding M24 family metallopeptidase, with translation MQRSLEERRAGLREAERKAEELFKQVEEKGILRSGVTEKQVNKEIYELAFQMYGIKKYWHKRIVRAGKNTLYPYRENPPDLTISEEDIIFLDFGPIFEEWEADFGRTYVLGTDPYKLKLRDDIEKAWQDGKDFFRSKPNITGSELFEYMCRLAEQYGWEYGGPHAGHLIGEFPHERIQGDEVENYIHADNNIDMREPDKDGRPRDWILEVHFVDREREIGGFFEQLLTVE, from the coding sequence TTGCAACGATCATTAGAAGAGAGACGTGCAGGATTACGTGAAGCGGAAAGAAAAGCAGAAGAGTTATTCAAACAGGTTGAAGAGAAGGGAATATTGCGCAGTGGAGTAACGGAAAAGCAGGTGAATAAAGAAATATATGAATTGGCTTTTCAAATGTATGGTATCAAAAAATATTGGCATAAACGGATTGTAAGAGCGGGTAAAAATACACTGTATCCTTACCGTGAGAATCCCCCAGACTTAACGATCTCTGAGGAGGATATTATTTTTCTTGATTTCGGCCCCATTTTTGAAGAATGGGAAGCGGATTTTGGACGGACATACGTGCTTGGAACTGATCCATATAAGCTAAAGCTACGTGATGATATCGAGAAAGCTTGGCAGGATGGGAAGGACTTTTTCCGATCAAAACCCAATATAACGGGAAGTGAGCTATTCGAATATATGTGTCGTCTCGCAGAGCAGTATGGATGGGAATATGGAGGACCGCACGCAGGTCATCTAATAGGGGAATTCCCTCATGAGCGAATTCAAGGGGATGAGGTAGAGAATTACATCCATGCTGATAATAACATTGACATGCGAGAGCCTGATAAGGATGGGAGACCGCGAGATTGGATCTTAGAGGTGCATTTTGTTGATCGTGAGCGTGAAATCGGAGGGTTTTTTGAGCAGTTATTAACAGTCGAATAG
- a CDS encoding metal-dependent hydrolase, producing the protein MKYKTHIAFSTLAGVCVAKFLDIPFQTDYVMGVAVGSLLPDIDHPKSYIGKKLSKTSRVMSKTLGHRGLTHALPFWLCLFPLGFFMKENVFLGLWIGYLFHIVGDLLTVAGVPLFYPFSKARIKLPLAFKTGSSVEKGVFIACLLLIIVSMDANMFAELSSSLAIQLQALLKMASELINSLLIR; encoded by the coding sequence TTGAAGTATAAAACGCATATTGCTTTTTCAACACTGGCTGGGGTATGTGTAGCGAAGTTTTTGGATATCCCATTCCAAACAGACTATGTAATGGGAGTAGCTGTGGGAAGCTTATTGCCCGATATTGATCATCCTAAATCTTACATAGGTAAAAAACTATCCAAAACATCGAGGGTAATGAGTAAAACATTAGGACACCGTGGCCTAACACATGCTCTGCCTTTTTGGCTTTGTTTATTTCCCCTTGGATTCTTTATGAAGGAGAACGTATTTTTAGGCTTGTGGATTGGATATCTCTTTCATATCGTAGGGGATTTATTAACGGTTGCCGGTGTACCCCTGTTCTATCCTTTTAGTAAAGCAAGAATAAAATTGCCTCTTGCTTTTAAAACAGGAAGTTCCGTAGAAAAAGGCGTATTTATCGCCTGCCTTCTGCTCATTATTGTATCAATGGACGCTAACATGTTTGCTGAGCTAAGCAGTTCATTAGCGATTCAACTGCAAGCCTTATTGAAAATGGCATCAGAGCTGATCAATTCGTTGCTGATACGTTAA
- a CDS encoding 1,4-dihydroxy-6-naphthoate synthase yields the protein MKIAFSPCPNDTFVFHAWVHGLIPQAPALDVMYADIDITNGLAASLTGPEVLKISYAALPWVLSEYALLPCGGALGRGCGPLVLTKNSSAIDQPSQQQAEPSALSGKRVAVPSERSTAYLLFRLWAAQNVPGGVGEIIVMPFHEIMPAVRDGKIDAGLVIHEARFTYPSYGLSLMTDLGNWWETDTGLPIPLGAIIARRSLDLDAIASWTRASVEYAWAHPEASREYIMHHAQEMDPAVTQAHINLYVNKFTADLGEDGYAAVTALLSRAAQEGLVPEFDLKLLR from the coding sequence ATGAAAATTGCCTTTTCCCCTTGCCCTAATGATACATTTGTTTTTCATGCTTGGGTTCATGGACTCATTCCCCAAGCTCCAGCCCTAGATGTTATGTACGCAGATATTGATATCACGAATGGACTTGCAGCTAGTTTAACTGGTCCAGAAGTACTCAAAATTTCCTACGCTGCACTTCCTTGGGTATTGTCGGAATACGCCCTGCTGCCATGTGGCGGAGCGTTGGGTAGAGGGTGCGGTCCCTTAGTCTTAACGAAAAACTCGTCTGCTATTGATCAGCCATCCCAACAACAAGCTGAGCCTTCCGCTTTATCTGGCAAACGCGTAGCTGTTCCTAGCGAACGCTCCACCGCTTATCTATTATTCCGTCTATGGGCTGCCCAAAATGTGCCCGGCGGAGTAGGAGAAATTATTGTAATGCCTTTCCACGAAATTATGCCTGCTGTACGCGATGGTAAAATTGATGCCGGTTTAGTAATCCACGAAGCACGTTTTACTTATCCTTCCTATGGTCTTTCTTTGATGACTGACTTAGGTAATTGGTGGGAAACGGATACAGGGCTACCGATTCCACTAGGTGCCATTATCGCTCGACGCTCGTTGGATTTGGATGCTATTGCTAGCTGGACCCGTGCCTCCGTAGAATATGCTTGGGCACATCCGGAAGCGTCCAGAGAATATATCATGCACCATGCTCAGGAAATGGACCCAGCAGTAACCCAAGCTCATATTAATTTGTATGTAAACAAATTTACTGCGGATCTAGGGGAAGATGGATATGCGGCCGTAACTGCTCTTTTAAGTCGCGCTGCACAAGAAGGACTTGTTCCGGAGTTTGATCTGAAATTATTGCGATAA
- a CDS encoding futalosine hydrolase yields MNQAKQAEISSGTFVNSNNPSSRSLKRILIVTSVEAEQEAVIRGLNGAEGFNVLVGGVGAVCAAASTARTLAATAYDVVICAGIAGGFKEKADIASVVVADEILAADLGAETSDGFLSLDELGFGSARIPVDITLAKRVAEALRIAGLPTHTGSILTVSTVTGRAETATAIASRIVGATAEAMEGYGVATAAQQFEIPVLEIRTISNPVGPRDRSAWRIKEALEALEKVSSVLVEVLR; encoded by the coding sequence ATGAATCAAGCTAAACAAGCAGAAATCTCTTCGGGTACATTTGTAAACTCGAACAATCCATCCTCACGATCACTAAAACGTATACTTATCGTCACCTCTGTAGAAGCCGAACAAGAAGCGGTAATCCGCGGCTTAAACGGTGCAGAAGGCTTCAACGTTCTAGTGGGTGGTGTTGGTGCAGTCTGTGCCGCAGCAAGTACAGCACGCACGTTGGCGGCGACTGCATATGATGTAGTCATTTGCGCTGGTATTGCTGGTGGATTTAAAGAGAAAGCTGATATAGCTTCAGTGGTGGTAGCAGATGAAATCTTGGCCGCCGATCTCGGTGCCGAAACCTCTGATGGATTTCTAAGCTTGGACGAACTAGGATTTGGTTCCGCTCGAATCCCTGTAGACATTACGCTGGCAAAGCGTGTAGCAGAAGCCCTGCGCATTGCCGGTTTACCTACCCATACCGGCTCAATTCTCACGGTTTCCACAGTAACAGGCCGTGCCGAAACAGCCACAGCCATAGCCAGCAGAATAGTGGGAGCGACTGCTGAAGCGATGGAGGGATATGGAGTAGCAACCGCCGCACAGCAATTCGAGATTCCCGTATTGGAAATTCGCACTATTTCTAATCCTGTAGGTCCGCGCGACCGTTCCGCTTGGCGTATAAAAGAAGCATTAGAAGCTCTTGAAAAAGTAAGCTCAGTACTTGTGGAGGTGTTACGATGA
- a CDS encoding glutaminase, with protein sequence MLAPSETEQHQQVSAQLLHWIDQFKDAASQGKCADYIPALGKMNPHQLGVTVIGTDGTMITAGDCEAPFTLQSISKVLSLVAVCMEYGIPHVLQRVDAEPTGDAFNSIIRLEMSKPGRPYNPMINAGAITVSSMLAGDSVTQKMDSLNKLFIQLIGTAPVLNEEVFQSEWNTAHRNRALAYYLKDIGFLDGDVESALEVYLKQCALEVTTKDTALIGLILALDGYHPIRQEQVLPKDVARFTKSLMLTCGMYNASGKFAAFVGVPTKSGVSGGILSAVPPRYRSRDLPFADGCGIGIFSPSIDEVGNSVAGSLLLKEMAQQWDLSIF encoded by the coding sequence ATCTTGGCACCGTCAGAAACAGAACAGCATCAGCAAGTATCTGCTCAATTGTTACATTGGATTGATCAATTTAAGGATGCAGCTTCTCAAGGGAAGTGTGCTGACTATATACCTGCCCTAGGCAAGATGAATCCTCATCAGCTAGGAGTTACTGTAATAGGTACAGATGGAACGATGATTACCGCTGGCGATTGTGAGGCTCCATTCACATTGCAAAGTATTTCTAAAGTACTCAGCCTAGTCGCGGTATGTATGGAATATGGCATTCCGCATGTTTTGCAGCGAGTTGATGCAGAGCCTACTGGTGATGCTTTTAATTCGATTATTCGATTAGAAATGAGCAAACCTGGTCGTCCCTACAATCCGATGATTAACGCGGGGGCCATTACAGTTTCATCTATGCTCGCTGGTGATTCTGTTACCCAAAAAATGGATTCACTTAACAAGCTATTTATCCAACTAATCGGGACCGCTCCCGTGCTAAATGAAGAGGTATTCCAGTCAGAGTGGAATACTGCTCACCGCAATCGCGCCTTAGCTTATTATCTGAAGGATATTGGTTTCTTAGACGGAGATGTGGAGAGTGCTCTGGAGGTTTATTTAAAACAGTGCGCGCTTGAGGTAACGACAAAGGATACGGCCCTAATCGGCTTAATCCTGGCCCTAGACGGCTACCACCCGATTCGTCAGGAACAAGTACTTCCTAAGGACGTAGCTCGTTTCACTAAATCTCTAATGCTGACATGCGGAATGTATAACGCGTCTGGTAAATTCGCTGCCTTTGTGGGCGTTCCAACGAAAAGCGGGGTCTCTGGAGGTATCCTCTCCGCTGTACCACCTCGCTATCGCTCCCGTGACTTACCTTTTGCCGATGGTTGCGGAATTGGGATTTTTAGTCCTTCAATTGATGAGGTTGGCAATAGCGTGGCTGGCTCCCTGTTGCTAAAAGAAATGGCTCAGCAATGGGATTTAAGTATTTTTTAG
- a CDS encoding stalk domain-containing protein, whose amino-acid sequence MKIWLKTFLLSGLLLLLFGLQPSQSLASGNAKILLDGYPLSFPVQPQVVKGTTLVPFRAIAEAMGIQVQWDNATRTIVATNPNGTAGTQLRLQINNATAYVNNQPIKLAVSPTLYKGSALIPLRVFSEQFGATVNWDGANQTVLLQSPPKDIYTMAFYAISSFSERQLISSFDAVAFGWARINENGEFTLQGKDFYWPKSAGDVTPEGIVSEAKAGGTQPYFMVFASDRKGELMKMLQTAQLRQQTIDGILQTVRNQPFEGVALDFEGLGLSGDIELEKRLYTEFIGQLAPVLHQEGKKLSLILHPPNGSYKGYDYAQLSAMADDLIIMAYDYGQKGQPENLDKVNEAIQLALKQVPKEKLILGISMGSENAGTINSKIGLAKRYGLKGVSLWRLGLIGEPTYLEMKKAVAM is encoded by the coding sequence ATGAAAATATGGTTAAAGACTTTCTTGCTATCTGGGTTACTGCTGTTGCTATTCGGTTTACAGCCTTCCCAATCCCTAGCAAGTGGAAATGCAAAAATTTTACTAGATGGTTATCCACTAAGCTTTCCGGTACAGCCTCAAGTAGTAAAAGGAACGACTTTAGTGCCATTCCGAGCGATTGCAGAAGCGATGGGAATTCAGGTGCAATGGGATAATGCAACGCGGACGATCGTTGCTACCAATCCAAATGGAACTGCTGGAACACAGCTTCGCCTACAAATCAACAATGCTACTGCTTATGTGAATAATCAACCAATCAAATTGGCTGTAAGCCCTACGCTTTACAAGGGGAGCGCATTAATCCCGTTGCGGGTTTTCAGTGAGCAATTTGGGGCTACGGTTAACTGGGACGGTGCTAACCAAACTGTATTATTGCAATCTCCACCAAAAGATATATATACGATGGCTTTCTATGCCATTTCTTCATTTAGTGAGCGACAACTTATCTCTTCCTTTGATGCGGTTGCCTTTGGTTGGGCAAGAATCAACGAAAATGGTGAGTTTACACTTCAAGGAAAAGATTTTTATTGGCCTAAATCAGCAGGAGATGTAACGCCAGAGGGGATTGTAAGTGAAGCAAAGGCAGGCGGAACACAGCCATACTTCATGGTTTTTGCTTCAGATCGCAAAGGTGAGCTAATGAAAATGCTTCAAACCGCGCAGCTACGTCAACAAACGATTGATGGAATTTTACAAACTGTGCGCAATCAGCCGTTTGAAGGAGTTGCCTTAGATTTTGAAGGATTGGGCTTGAGCGGAGATATCGAGCTTGAGAAACGTCTATACACGGAATTTATTGGACAGTTAGCTCCTGTGTTACATCAGGAAGGTAAAAAGCTGTCACTAATCTTGCATCCGCCAAACGGTTCCTATAAAGGCTACGATTATGCACAATTAAGTGCTATGGCAGACGATTTGATTATCATGGCGTATGACTATGGACAAAAGGGACAGCCGGAGAATTTGGACAAAGTAAATGAGGCTATCCAGCTTGCGTTAAAGCAGGTGCCAAAAGAGAAGCTGATCCTAGGTATCTCTATGGGCAGTGAAAATGCTGGCACCATTAACAGTAAAATTGGTCTAGCTAAACGATACGGTTTAAAAGGTGTTTCTCTATGGCGATTAGGATTAATTGGAGAGCCTACTTATTTAGAAATGAAAAAGGCTGTAGCGATGTAA
- a CDS encoding BclA C-terminal domain-containing protein, with translation MDNRFEIDKIYNSIIQSELNLYLRKDPLFAHRHCSHSSSTTCRSTFITFIECPTGPTGPTGATGATGATGPTGPTGPTGPTGPTGATGATGATGATGATGATGATGATGATGATGATGATGATGATGATGATGATGATGATGATGATGATGATGATGATGETGATGATGATGATGATGATGATGATGATGATGATGETGATGATGATGATGATGATGATGATGETGATGATGAIGATGATGATGATGATGATGATGATGATGATGATGATGATGATGATGATGATGATGATGATGATGATGATGATGATGATGATGATGPTGPTGPTGPTGALATSTFAFAANLTGGLIAVLIGGTLVPFPDAQDIGPGITVNATSDTFTVAAAGNYFISYTINLSVSLLVSSRILVNGVPVPGSVVSPIVGVTSFEAQVIVPVPAGGTIQVQLFGVAAIATLAATIPTSITIIRLS, from the coding sequence TTGGATAATCGTTTTGAAATTGACAAGATTTACAACAGCATTATTCAATCGGAGTTAAATCTTTATTTAAGAAAAGATCCACTGTTTGCGCATAGACATTGTAGCCACAGTTCTTCTACCACTTGCAGATCTACGTTTATTACCTTTATTGAATGCCCGACCGGTCCAACTGGTCCAACCGGAGCAACTGGAGCAACTGGAGCGACCGGCCCGACCGGCCCAACAGGTCCAACTGGTCCAACCGGTCCAACAGGAGCGACCGGGGCGACCGGAGCAACAGGAGCGACCGGAGCGACCGGAGCAACAGGAGCGACCGGAGCAACCGGAGCAACAGGAGCGACCGGAGCAACCGGAGCAACAGGAGCGACCGGAGCAACCGGAGCAACCGGAGCGACCGGAGCAACCGGAGCAACCGGAGCGACCGGAGCAACCGGAGCAACAGGAGCGACCGGAGCAACCGGAGCAACAGGAGCGACCGGAGAAACAGGAGCAACGGGAGCAACCGGAGCAACCGGAGCAACCGGAGCGACCGGAGCAACCGGAGCAACCGGAGCAACCGGAGCAACCGGAGCGACCGGAGCGACCGGAGAAACAGGAGCAACCGGAGCGACCGGAGCGACCGGAGCAACCGGAGCGACCGGAGCAACCGGAGCAACCGGAGCGACCGGAGAAACAGGAGCAACCGGAGCGACCGGAGCAATCGGAGCGACCGGAGCAACCGGAGCGACCGGGGCAACCGGAGCAACCGGAGCGACCGGAGCAACCGGAGCAACCGGAGCGACCGGAGCAACCGGAGCGACAGGAGCAACCGGAGCGACCGGGGCAACCGGAGCGACCGGAGCGACCGGAGCAACCGGAGCAACCGGAGCGACCGGAGCGACCGGGGCAACCGGAGCGACCGGAGCGACCGGGGCAACCGGAGCGACCGGAGCGACCGGGGCAACCGGAGCAACCGGCCCAACAGGTCCAACCGGCCCAACAGGTCCAACCGGAGCTCTTGCTACGAGTACTTTTGCCTTTGCAGCGAATTTAACTGGTGGACTTATCGCTGTATTGATAGGTGGTACACTTGTTCCATTCCCTGACGCTCAGGATATTGGACCAGGAATTACAGTCAATGCAACTAGTGATACCTTTACTGTAGCAGCCGCTGGTAACTATTTCATTTCTTACACTATTAACCTTTCTGTTTCCCTTCTTGTAAGCTCGCGTATTTTAGTAAATGGTGTTCCAGTACCGGGTAGTGTCGTTTCACCAATAGTTGGTGTAACCTCATTCGAAGCACAGGTAATTGTTCCTGTACCAGCTGGAGGAACCATTCAGGTACAACTATTTGGTGTAGCAGCGATAGCCACTTTAGCCGCCACTATACCAACAAGTATCACGATTATTCGTTTAAGCTAA
- a CDS encoding GNAT family N-acetyltransferase: protein MFQLETNRMILRKMKLSDVEKLRRIFTDPIAMQFYPSTKNEEETVAWIKWNQGNYEKYGIGFWIAENKQDGEFIGQCGLVPQEINLQQEIEIGYLIVRKYWGQGLATECAVACREYGFHKLGHDRLISLIDKRNVASRRVAENVGMTWKKEISKWNKTIQLYSITK, encoded by the coding sequence ATGTTTCAATTAGAAACAAACAGAATGATCTTGCGAAAAATGAAGTTGTCAGATGTGGAAAAATTACGCAGGATATTTACTGACCCTATTGCTATGCAGTTCTATCCATCTACGAAAAATGAAGAAGAGACGGTTGCATGGATCAAGTGGAATCAGGGGAATTATGAAAAATACGGAATAGGATTTTGGATTGCTGAGAATAAACAGGATGGGGAATTTATAGGGCAATGCGGCTTGGTACCTCAAGAAATTAATCTTCAACAAGAAATTGAAATTGGTTATTTGATTGTCCGTAAATATTGGGGACAAGGATTAGCTACAGAATGTGCAGTTGCTTGTAGAGAATATGGTTTCCATAAGCTTGGCCATGACCGTTTGATTTCACTTATTGATAAAAGGAACGTAGCGTCCAGACGTGTTGCGGAGAATGTCGGTATGACATGGAAAAAAGAAATAAGTAAATGGAATAAAACGATACAATTATACAGCATAACCAAATAA
- a CDS encoding YnfA family protein, protein MLASIFLFITAGLAEIGGGYLVWLWLREAKPAWYGLVGSIILIAYGIIPTLQRFPTFGRVYAAYGGVFIILAIMWGWLVDKKTPDMYDWLGAAICIVGVGVILWAPRS, encoded by the coding sequence TTGTTAGCATCAATTTTCTTATTTATCACAGCCGGTCTAGCTGAGATTGGTGGCGGCTATCTGGTTTGGCTATGGTTACGAGAGGCAAAACCAGCCTGGTATGGTCTTGTAGGGAGCATCATTCTTATCGCTTATGGGATTATTCCAACTTTGCAGAGATTTCCTACATTTGGACGAGTATATGCAGCTTATGGAGGAGTATTTATTATCCTAGCGATTATGTGGGGGTGGTTAGTAGATAAAAAGACTCCAGATATGTATGACTGGCTAGGAGCAGCGATTTGTATAGTTGGTGTGGGTGTTATTTTGTGGGCGCCTAGATCATAG
- a CDS encoding L-cystine transporter translates to MSTVWILLNIAIMLLIIFGLYTMQKKHISFSKRVFTALAVGIVFGVGLQLTYGAKTDIIKDSIEWFNIVGKGYIKLLQMIVMPLVFISILAAFTKVKLTNNIGKISSLIIGILIATTAVSAAIGIGTTLAFHLEAVQIQQGDQETNRAAQLEKTFGQIQDLSLPQKIVELLPANPFLDLTGQRSTSTIAVVIFAALLGMAFLGVKGKQPEHATFFAKIVDTFYTIIMRVVSIILRLTPYGVLALMTKVTATSDYLAILKLGKFVLASYVAILIMFAIHLILLAVTGLNPISYLKKTFPVLTFAFTSRSSAGALPLNVETQRDKLGVPEGIANFAGSFGLSIGQNGCAGIYPAMLAVMIAPTIGIDPLTPSFIVSLIAVVAISSFGVAGVGGGATFAALLVLSTMNMPIALAGLLISVEPLIDMGRTALNVSGSMVAGVITSRVTKELDTNIYNEQTQKHVEA, encoded by the coding sequence TTGTCAACAGTTTGGATTTTACTTAATATTGCTATCATGTTACTCATTATTTTTGGACTATATACCATGCAAAAGAAACATATCTCCTTTTCGAAGCGTGTGTTTACCGCACTGGCTGTTGGGATTGTCTTCGGAGTGGGCTTACAGCTTACCTATGGGGCAAAAACAGACATTATAAAGGATTCGATAGAATGGTTTAACATTGTAGGTAAAGGCTACATTAAGCTTTTACAGATGATTGTAATGCCTCTGGTATTTATATCCATTTTAGCTGCTTTTACAAAGGTTAAGCTAACGAATAATATCGGAAAAATTAGTTCCTTAATTATTGGTATCCTAATTGCAACCACTGCGGTATCTGCCGCTATTGGGATTGGAACAACACTCGCCTTTCATTTAGAAGCTGTTCAAATTCAGCAAGGCGACCAGGAAACAAATCGAGCTGCTCAACTAGAAAAGACGTTTGGTCAAATTCAAGATTTATCTCTTCCTCAGAAAATCGTGGAATTATTACCGGCCAACCCGTTTCTTGATCTAACAGGCCAACGTTCTACTTCTACGATTGCAGTTGTTATTTTTGCTGCCTTGCTTGGCATGGCGTTCTTAGGTGTAAAGGGGAAACAACCGGAACACGCTACATTCTTTGCCAAAATTGTCGATACATTTTATACGATAATTATGCGGGTAGTGAGCATTATTTTACGCTTAACTCCTTATGGGGTACTAGCTCTCATGACCAAGGTAACGGCTACTAGCGATTACTTAGCAATTCTTAAATTAGGAAAGTTTGTGCTTGCCTCCTATGTCGCGATTCTCATTATGTTTGCTATCCATCTGATTTTACTTGCTGTTACTGGACTTAACCCTATTTCTTATTTGAAAAAGACGTTTCCTGTTTTAACTTTTGCATTTACTTCACGTTCAAGTGCAGGAGCATTGCCTTTAAACGTAGAAACGCAGCGTGATAAATTGGGAGTACCGGAAGGAATAGCTAACTTTGCTGGATCTTTTGGTTTATCCATTGGTCAAAACGGTTGCGCAGGTATTTATCCAGCCATGTTAGCTGTGATGATTGCCCCTACAATTGGGATTGATCCATTGACGCCTTCTTTCATCGTATCTCTTATTGCTGTCGTTGCGATTAGTTCCTTCGGAGTTGCAGGCGTAGGTGGTGGAGCCACTTTTGCTGCTCTTCTGGTCCTCTCTACAATGAACATGCCAATTGCATTAGCTGGTTTGTTAATTTCTGTAGAGCCATTAATTGATATGGGACGTACAGCTCTAAACGTGAGCGGCAGTATGGTAGCCGGTGTGATCACTAGCCGTGTAACGAAAGAGTTAGACACCAATATTTACAATGAACAAACGCAAAAACATGTAGAAGCGTAA
- the ilvA gene encoding threonine ammonia-lyase IlvA, with protein MNVTTSKLTIEDILVASHLLREVIVKTPLQYNAVLSDKYQCNVFLKREDLQVVRSFKLRGAYYLMRTLSDEQMKRGVVCASAGNHAQGVAYSCKALGARGTIFMPSTTPRQKVSQVKLFGGDQVEIVLVGDTFDDSFSEAIKYGKEHDMTFIHPFDHEKIIAGQGTVGMEILNDMTEALDYLFVGIGGGGLAAGVGTCVKGISPLTDVIGVEPQGAASMKQSFRENQVIALQEIDTFVDGAAVKQVGQLSYELCKEVLDDIVTVPEGKVCSTILDLYNQNAIVAEPAGALTIAALDEYKHKIKGKNVVCIVSGGNNDIDRMQDIKERSLIYEGLKHYFIINFPQRAGALREFLDEVLGPTDDITRFEYTKKNNKDNGPALVGIELKQKDDYEALMERMKQKNFPFMEINHHPTLFNLLI; from the coding sequence ATGAATGTAACAACCAGCAAGCTAACCATAGAAGATATTCTGGTGGCGAGTCATCTATTGCGAGAAGTTATTGTCAAAACACCGCTACAGTACAATGCCGTTTTGTCAGATAAATACCAATGCAATGTATTCTTAAAGCGGGAGGACTTACAGGTTGTTCGTTCCTTTAAATTGCGCGGTGCGTATTATCTCATGCGTACATTATCGGATGAGCAAATGAAACGTGGTGTCGTTTGTGCTTCCGCAGGTAATCATGCACAAGGGGTTGCTTATTCCTGTAAAGCTTTAGGAGCTCGCGGTACGATCTTTATGCCCAGCACAACACCTCGTCAAAAGGTGTCTCAGGTGAAGTTATTCGGCGGTGATCAGGTTGAGATTGTATTAGTGGGTGATACCTTCGATGATTCTTTTTCTGAGGCGATCAAATATGGTAAGGAACATGACATGACGTTCATTCATCCATTTGATCATGAAAAAATTATTGCGGGTCAAGGCACGGTAGGCATGGAAATCCTAAATGATATGACAGAAGCGTTGGATTACCTGTTTGTAGGTATCGGAGGAGGAGGCCTGGCGGCAGGTGTTGGAACTTGTGTCAAGGGGATTAGCCCTCTAACCGATGTCATTGGAGTAGAGCCCCAAGGAGCGGCTTCTATGAAGCAGTCCTTTAGAGAGAATCAAGTGATCGCTTTGCAAGAGATTGATACATTTGTGGATGGGGCTGCGGTTAAGCAGGTAGGGCAGCTCTCATACGAGCTATGTAAAGAGGTGCTTGACGATATTGTCACGGTACCAGAGGGAAAGGTATGCAGTACAATTCTTGATTTATATAATCAAAATGCAATTGTAGCTGAGCCTGCCGGGGCACTTACCATCGCGGCACTGGATGAGTACAAGCATAAAATTAAAGGGAAAAATGTGGTCTGTATCGTTAGTGGAGGAAATAACGATATTGATCGCATGCAAGATATTAAGGAACGGTCTTTAATCTATGAGGGACTCAAGCATTACTTCATCATTAACTTTCCTCAGCGTGCGGGGGCCTTGCGGGAGTTTCTTGATGAGGTGCTAGGGCCTACAGATGATATTACTAGATTCGAATATACTAAGAAAAATAATAAGGATAACGGACCTGCATTAGTTGGCATTGAATTAAAGCAAAAGGATGATTATGAGGCATTAATGGAACGAATGAAGCAAAAGAACTTCCCTTTCATGGAAATCAATCATCATCCTACTTTGTTTAACCTACTCATTTAG